A window of Ipomoea triloba cultivar NCNSP0323 chromosome 2, ASM357664v1 contains these coding sequences:
- the LOC116009831 gene encoding glutamate receptor 2.8-like, translating into MKLFLALIFCFHFLHYPLSCTAKRELQVGVILDSDSLIGGIGSRFLSIALSDFYSLHSNYSTRLALHFRDSKEQILNAASSGLELLKDVKVDAIIGPQKSAQANFVMDLGDIAKVPVISFSATSPSLRPRSPYFVQTGLSDDAQAGPIAAIVESFKWSQVVLIFEDSEFGHGIVPSLSNAFQEMNVRVSYKSQIPVSASSDFLLKELYKMMTLQTRVFVVQTSSNLGARLFRKAKEIGMMNQGYAWIITQTLMDVMNLMDSNVVETMQGVLGVKPLIPRTKRLHSFEKRLRSKFLKDKAKTLDHPGFRQTDLSVFGLWAYDTLWALAEAAEKVGRGREGKEVLDKRIGDSSSDPFAVGVSESGPKLLQAILGTRFEGISGKFELADGKREASSFQILNVVGNGEREVGIWTPLQGINLTMNGTDFYSSSREIFKSTVIWPGGSSAVPRGWEVPVAGKKLRIGVPVKSGFTDFVRVERDKELNKTQVSGYYIDVFNSVMSSLQYAVRYEFVPFEKPDGSSAGTYNDLVYQVFLQKFDAAVGDVSITANRSKYADFTMPFAEGGVLGIVPIAYEDVDNIWTFLKPLTKKLWLTSIVFFIVTGMAVWILEHRVSSAFRGPPSQHVGMILYFPFSTLVFAHRERIMSNLARLVVVVWMFVVLILNSTYTASLSSRLTVQRLKPAIKDVNQLIKNGDFVGCPEGSFITDLLKEKGFEESKIKTYKSPEDINNALSNGSSNGGISAYFDGAPYTKLFLSKYCGKYTIGPTYRTDGFAFVFPRGSPLVADVSRAVIQLTENGRILEIGNQGLRNEATCTGPDNTQLGSTSVKLQCFKGLFAITGGITGSCLLVFIVSYVYQNRTCLQTILDSKTTVWSKFVAICRHFDQRDTSADPKEKIPDAEAGEVGFSSHISEVPDLSRISSHSSAVVPLNIEEQNHANVSKGLNLGLAARHPSV; encoded by the exons atgaaactgttCTTGGCCCTCATATTTTGCTTCCATTTCCTGCATTATCCACTCTCCTGCACTGCTAAAAGGGAGCTCCAAGTTGGGGTGATTCTTGATTCAGATTCATTGATAGGAGGAATAGGGAGCAGATTCCTGTCAATTGCACTTTCTGATTTCTACTCACTTCATTCCAACTACTCCACCAGGCTGGCTCTCCATTTTAGAGACTCAAAGGAACAGATTCTCAACGCCGCGTCTTCTG GTCTGGAGTTGCTGAAAGATGTGAAGGTTGATGCAATAATTGGGCCTCAAAAATCTGCACAGGCAAACTTTGTGATGGATCTTGGAGACATAGCGAAAGTGCCAGTGATCTCTTTCTCTGCAACCAGTCCCTCCCTTCGCCCACGCTCCCCTTACTTCGTTCAAACAGGCCTAAGTGATGATGCTCAGGCGGGTCCCATTGCAGCCATAGTGGAATCCTTCAAGTGGAGTCAAGTTGTTCTTATATTTGAGGACTCTGAGTTTGGCCATGGCATTGTTCCTTCCTTGTCTAATGCATTCCAAGAAATGAATGTTCGCGTCTCCTACAAGAGCCAGATTCCTGTCTCGGCTTCATCTGATTTTTTGCTCAAAGAACTGTACAAGATGATGACTTTGCAGACAAGGGTGTTTGTGGTGCAAACGAGCAGTAATCTTGGGGCCAGGCTGTTTAGGAAAGCAAAGGAAATCGGGATGATGAATCAGGGATATGCTTGGATTATTACACAAACACTGATGGATGTAATGAATTTGATGGACTCGAACGTTGTAGAAACAATGCAAGGGGTCTTGGGGGTAAAGCCTTTGATTCCTAGGACTAAAAGACTTCACTCATTTGAAAAGAGGTTGAGAAGCAAATTCCTCAAAGATAAGGCTAAAACACTTGATCATCCAGGCTTTAGACAGACTGATTTGAGTGTTTTCGGGCTGTGGGCGTATGACACTTTATGGGCATTAGCTGAGGCTGCAGAGAAAGTAGGAAGAGGAAGAGAGGGTAAAGAAGTTCTAGACAAGAGAATTGGAGACAGTTCATCAGATCCGTTCGCTGTTGGAGTCTCAGAATCAGGTCCCAAGCTTCTGCAAGCAATATTGGGCACAAGATTTGAAGGGATTTCTGGGAAGTTTGAGCTTGCTGATGGAAAGAGAGAAGCTTCGTCGTTTCAAATACTTAATGTGGTTGGAAATGGGGAGAGAGAGGTGGGAATCTGGACACCTTTACAAGGAATCAATTTGACAATGAATGGCACTGACTTTTATTCTTCATCAAGAGAAATCTTCAAGAGTACTGTCATATGGCCAGGAGGGTCAAGTGCTGTTCCCAGAGGATGGGAAGTCCCAGTTGCAGGCAAGAAGCTAAGAATTGGAGTGCCGGTGAAGTCTGGTTTTACAGACTTTGTGAGAGTGGAAAGGGACAAGGAACTCAACAAAACCCAAGTTAGCGGATACTACATTGATGTCTTCAATTCTGTCATGTCATCGTTGCAATATGCTGTTCGCTATGAGTTCGTTCCCTTTGAGAAACCCGATGGCTCAAGTGCAGGAACATACAATGATCTAGTATACCAAGTATTCCTTCAG AAGTTCGATGCTGCAGTTGGGGATGTATCGATCACAGCCAACCGTTCAAAGTATGCAGACTTCACAATGCCCTTTGCAGAAGGAGGGGTGTTGGGAATAGTCCCAATAGCGTACGAGGATGTGGACAACATATGGACCTTTTTGAAGCCCCTAACCAAAAAACTTTGGCTAACCAGCATAGTGTTCTTCATTGTCACTGGCATGGCTGTCTGGATTCTTGAACATAGAGTTAGCTCTGCCTTCCGAGGTCCTCCTTCTCAACACGTTGGCATGATCCTCTACTTCCCATTCTCGACGCTAGTTTTTGCACATA GAGAGAGAATCATGAGTAATTTGGCCCGGCTTGTTGTGGTGGTTTGGATGTTCGTCGTGCTCATTCTGAACTCAACTTACACAGCCAGCTTGTCGTCGAGATTAACAGTACAACGCCTTAAACCAGCAATCAAAGATGTGAACCAGCTGATAAAAAATGGGGACTTTGTTGGCTGTCCAGAAGGCTCCTTCATTACAGACCTCTTGAAGGAAAAGGGATTTGAAGAATCCAAGATCAAGACTTATAAATCCCCAGAGGATATCAATAATGCATTGTCTAATGGAAGTAGCAACGGTGGGATATCAGCATATTTTGATGGAGCTCCTTATACCAAGCTCTTCCTATCCAAATACTGTGGCAAATACACCATTGGACCGACTTACAGAACCGATGGATTTGCTTTT gttTTCCCTAGAGGGTCTCCACTAGTTGCAGACGTATCACGGGCAGTGATTCAGCTGACAGAAAATGGAAGGATTTTGGAGATTGGGAATCAAGGGCTCAGAAATGAAGCAACATGTACAGGGCCAGACAACACACAGCTGGGATCAACAAGtgtgaaattacagtgtttcaAAGGGCTTTTTGCCATTACTGGGGGCATAACAGGCTCCTGCCTCCTAGTTTTCATAGTCAGCTATGTCTACCAGAACAGAACATGTCTGCAGAcaatcttggattctaaaactACTGTCTGGTCAAAATTTGTAGCAATATGCAGACATTTTGATCAAAGAGAC